A single genomic interval of Microbacterium sp. zg-Y1090 harbors:
- a CDS encoding glycosyl hydrolase 53 family protein, whose product MRGAAAVASVVLVTTGLALPAAAADGPVEAGIVVPKVEGMLADFIAGADVSSVIALEQSGVVFRDAAGQPADLFAVLADAGLTDVRVRVWNDPFDAAGNGYGGGDTDVARAVEIGQRATAAGLGVLVDFHYSDFWADPAKQHAPKAWEGYTAQQTADAVAEFTGSALADFIAAGVDVRMVQIGNETNGAVAGLTGWDGMAQVFAAGSAAVRSALPDAKVVVHFTNPETAGRYAGYARELADRGVDYDVFASSYYPFWHGSLGNLTTVLRDVADTYGTQVMVAETSWAHTLEDGDGHGNVIDLPSEATAYPVSVQGQATALRDVIQAVVDVGDAGIGVFYWEPAWLPVGPPSEVERNRELWETFGSGWATSAAGEYDPDDAGQWYGGSAWDNQALFAFDGTPLESLQTFRYARTGATAPRAVSAVEQPVLTRPAGDPIALPATVAITYNDGSVEQEAVTWSDAADWITGPGVYRVSGVTAGGHATVATITVQAVNHLRNPGFEDPDLSMWQRSGPLTLRAADDPRSGTASAHFYAADAFGFTLAQTVTGLPAGDYTASGALQGDGEGDGGVTLSLSSSGGDAAETPFALSGWRVWSEPRTGVVTIAEGDTLTVTVRGDLPGGAWGTLDDLVLAAAAEPGADTAALDDAVARAAAVDRTVATPESLAGLDAALAIAGVVRGAAAPTAAQVADALALVEAALAALEAGGEVPPAVLAPVELTVAEGAEIALPATVRRTAWNGVVDEVPVTWSEAVEWITGPGAYTVPGTADGAPAVARITVTEREWVVDGGFEGDGSAWTVTGGGAAITDTADAANGRRAVDFWNDAAYGFEVTQRIDGVTAGTYGLSATAQGDGEAPGDTLEVTAATASGAHAAALPLEGWQAFATGTTAPFTVSEGEVLTVGIRAALSAGAWGTVDDLRLVRAGERTDTSALAADIAAARALDPAAYTAASSEALADALAVADVVVAAHWPTPASVSAARAGLAEATSLLVRRDADPSTSAPAVGVLAHDNGWDTGLRDGDYTVRMNLWWGVNGSSFRLYENGVLVAVQPLVYGGIAPQTAAVPITGRRDGTYVYTGEIVNASGVTATRPVTVTVTDASPGTPVLRHDNGDRDGRYTVTADMWWGTNATAYRFFTDGVLVAEGVLEARTPWAQSARLNVVGAARGTHVHRVEFSNAAGVTSSRTLAVAVTR is encoded by the coding sequence ATGCGGGGCGCGGCCGCCGTGGCATCCGTCGTGCTGGTGACGACGGGACTGGCCCTTCCGGCGGCCGCAGCGGACGGCCCGGTCGAGGCCGGGATCGTCGTGCCGAAGGTCGAGGGGATGCTGGCGGACTTCATCGCCGGCGCCGACGTCTCGTCGGTGATCGCGCTCGAGCAGTCCGGCGTGGTCTTCCGCGACGCCGCCGGTCAGCCGGCTGACCTCTTCGCCGTGCTCGCCGACGCGGGGCTCACCGACGTGCGGGTGCGGGTGTGGAACGACCCGTTCGACGCCGCCGGCAACGGGTACGGCGGCGGCGACACCGATGTCGCGCGCGCGGTCGAGATCGGTCAGCGGGCCACCGCGGCAGGGCTGGGGGTGCTGGTCGACTTCCACTACTCCGACTTCTGGGCCGATCCGGCCAAGCAGCATGCGCCCAAGGCATGGGAGGGCTACACCGCCCAGCAGACCGCGGATGCCGTGGCGGAATTCACCGGCTCGGCGCTCGCCGACTTCATCGCCGCCGGGGTCGATGTGCGGATGGTGCAGATCGGCAACGAGACCAACGGCGCGGTGGCGGGCCTGACCGGCTGGGACGGCATGGCGCAGGTCTTCGCCGCCGGCTCCGCAGCCGTGCGCTCCGCCCTCCCCGATGCGAAGGTCGTGGTGCACTTCACCAATCCCGAGACCGCCGGGCGCTATGCCGGGTACGCCAGGGAGCTGGCGGACCGCGGGGTCGACTACGACGTGTTCGCCTCGTCGTACTACCCGTTCTGGCACGGTTCGCTGGGCAACCTCACCACGGTGCTGCGGGACGTCGCCGACACCTACGGCACGCAGGTGATGGTGGCCGAGACGTCGTGGGCGCACACGCTGGAGGACGGCGATGGCCACGGCAACGTCATCGACCTCCCCTCGGAGGCCACCGCGTACCCCGTGAGCGTGCAGGGGCAGGCCACCGCGCTGCGCGACGTGATCCAGGCGGTCGTCGACGTCGGCGACGCCGGCATCGGCGTCTTCTACTGGGAACCGGCCTGGCTGCCGGTGGGGCCGCCGTCCGAGGTCGAGCGCAACCGCGAGCTGTGGGAGACCTTCGGCTCGGGGTGGGCCACCAGCGCGGCCGGCGAGTACGACCCGGATGACGCGGGCCAGTGGTACGGCGGCTCCGCGTGGGACAACCAGGCGCTGTTCGCCTTCGACGGCACACCGCTGGAATCACTGCAGACGTTCCGCTACGCCCGCACCGGGGCCACCGCCCCGCGTGCGGTGAGTGCGGTCGAGCAGCCGGTGCTCACCCGCCCCGCCGGTGACCCGATCGCCCTCCCCGCCACTGTGGCGATCACCTACAACGACGGATCGGTGGAACAGGAGGCGGTGACCTGGTCGGATGCCGCGGACTGGATCACCGGGCCCGGTGTCTACCGCGTGAGCGGCGTCACCGCGGGCGGGCACGCCACCGTGGCGACCATCACCGTGCAGGCGGTCAACCATCTCCGCAATCCCGGATTCGAAGACCCCGACCTGTCGATGTGGCAGCGATCGGGGCCGCTGACGCTCCGCGCCGCCGATGACCCCCGCAGCGGCACCGCCTCGGCGCACTTCTACGCGGCCGACGCCTTCGGCTTCACCCTCGCGCAGACCGTCACCGGTCTGCCGGCGGGGGACTACACCGCCTCCGGCGCGCTGCAGGGCGACGGTGAGGGCGACGGCGGGGTGACGCTGTCCCTGTCGTCGTCGGGCGGGGATGCCGCAGAGACGCCTTTCGCCTTGTCGGGCTGGCGGGTCTGGTCCGAGCCTCGGACGGGCGTCGTGACGATCGCCGAGGGCGACACGCTCACCGTCACCGTGCGCGGCGACCTCCCCGGCGGGGCGTGGGGGACGCTCGACGATCTGGTGCTGGCAGCGGCGGCCGAACCCGGTGCGGACACCGCCGCGCTCGACGACGCCGTGGCCAGGGCCGCGGCGGTCGACCGCACCGTCGCCACGCCGGAGTCCCTGGCCGGCCTGGATGCCGCGCTCGCGATCGCGGGGGTCGTGCGCGGCGCCGCGGCGCCGACCGCCGCTCAGGTCGCCGACGCCCTCGCCCTGGTCGAGGCCGCGCTCGCCGCTCTCGAGGCGGGGGGAGAGGTGCCGCCCGCCGTGCTCGCGCCGGTCGAGCTCACGGTGGCCGAGGGTGCCGAGATCGCCCTCCCGGCGACGGTGCGGCGCACCGCGTGGAACGGTGTCGTCGACGAGGTCCCGGTGACCTGGTCCGAGGCGGTGGAGTGGATCACGGGGCCCGGGGCCTACACGGTGCCCGGCACCGCGGACGGCGCCCCGGCGGTCGCCCGCATCACGGTCACCGAGCGGGAGTGGGTCGTCGACGGCGGGTTCGAGGGCGACGGCTCGGCGTGGACCGTCACGGGCGGGGGCGCCGCGATCACCGACACCGCCGACGCGGCGAACGGCCGTCGCGCGGTGGACTTCTGGAACGATGCGGCGTACGGGTTCGAGGTGACCCAGCGGATCGACGGCGTCACCGCCGGAACCTACGGCCTCTCGGCCACCGCGCAGGGCGACGGCGAGGCGCCGGGGGACACCCTCGAGGTCACCGCCGCCACGGCATCCGGCGCGCACGCCGCCGCGCTGCCACTGGAGGGCTGGCAGGCGTTCGCGACGGGGACGACCGCGCCGTTCACCGTGTCCGAAGGCGAGGTGCTCACGGTCGGCATCCGCGCCGCACTGAGTGCGGGTGCGTGGGGCACGGTCGACGACCTGCGCCTGGTGCGCGCGGGGGAGCGCACCGACACGTCTGCGCTCGCCGCGGACATCGCCGCCGCTCGGGCACTCGACCCCGCCGCCTACACCGCAGCCTCCTCGGAGGCGCTCGCCGACGCCCTCGCCGTGGCCGACGTCGTGGTGGCCGCGCACTGGCCGACCCCGGCGTCGGTCTCCGCCGCACGCGCGGGGCTGGCCGAGGCGACGTCGCTGCTGGTGCGCCGCGACGCCGACCCGTCGACGTCCGCCCCCGCCGTCGGCGTGCTGGCGCATGACAACGGCTGGGACACGGGGCTCCGCGATGGCGACTACACCGTGCGGATGAACCTGTGGTGGGGGGTCAACGGCTCGTCGTTCCGGCTCTACGAGAACGGTGTGCTCGTCGCCGTGCAGCCCCTCGTCTACGGCGGCATCGCCCCGCAGACCGCCGCCGTCCCGATCACCGGCCGTCGTGACGGCACGTACGTGTACACCGGTGAGATCGTCAACGCCTCGGGCGTCACCGCCACCCGACCGGTCACCGTCACCGTGACCGACGCGTCCCCCGGCACCCCCGTGCTGCGGCACGACAACGGGGATCGCGATGGGCGCTACACCGTGACCGCCGACATGTGGTGGGGCACCAACGCGACGGCGTACCGGTTCTTCACCGATGGTGTGCTCGTGGCGGAGGGGGTGCTGGAAGCCCGCACCCCCTGGGCGCAGAGCGCGCGGCTGAACGTGGTCGGCGCCGCGCGGGGGACGCACGTGCACCGCGTGGAGTTCTCCAACGCGGCGGGGGTGACCTCGAGCAGGACACTCGCCGTCGCGGTCACCCGCTGA
- the glmU gene encoding bifunctional UDP-N-acetylglucosamine diphosphorylase/glucosamine-1-phosphate N-acetyltransferase GlmU — translation MTDNALAVIVLAAGQGTRMKSKLPKVLHRIGGRPLIGHVLDIARDLGPAQVLVVVRHERDQVADAVAGIGPDVHIVDQDDVPGTGRAVQVALDGLPGFTGDVLVLSADVPLIEAETLARLVEVHRASHAAATLLTAVLDDATGYGRVIRDSTGAVARIVEQKDASEAEAAVTEINAGVYVFRADALRAQIARVGVDNAQGEMYLTDVIGLLRADDAPVAALTAPDAATALGVNDRVQLSEAARLLNARVVRRWQLEGATILDPATTWIDVTASLAPDVTVLPGSHILRTTTVASGAVVGPDTSLVDCEVGEDATVTRSDATLAVIGAGATVGPFAYLRPGTYLGDRGKIGTFVETKNSTIGEGSKVPHLSYIGDTTIGTGVNLGAGAITANYDDIAKHRTEIGDEVHTGSHNVFVAPVRIGDGAKTGAGAVIRKDVPAGALALSVAPQRNVEGWVETNRPGTKAADLAARARSAQKADDGSQEQDG, via the coding sequence ATGACAGACAACGCGCTCGCCGTCATCGTGCTCGCCGCCGGTCAGGGCACCCGCATGAAGTCGAAGCTGCCCAAGGTGCTGCACCGCATCGGCGGGCGACCGCTCATCGGACACGTGCTCGACATCGCGCGCGACCTCGGCCCCGCCCAGGTGCTGGTCGTGGTGCGCCACGAGCGCGACCAGGTCGCCGACGCCGTCGCCGGCATCGGCCCCGACGTGCACATCGTCGACCAGGACGATGTGCCCGGCACCGGCCGTGCCGTGCAGGTGGCGCTGGACGGGCTGCCCGGCTTCACCGGCGATGTGCTCGTGCTGTCGGCGGACGTGCCGCTGATCGAAGCCGAGACGCTGGCGCGCCTGGTCGAGGTGCACCGCGCCTCCCATGCCGCCGCCACCCTGCTGACGGCGGTCCTCGACGACGCGACGGGCTACGGCCGCGTCATCCGCGACTCCACCGGCGCGGTCGCCCGCATCGTGGAGCAGAAGGATGCCAGCGAGGCCGAGGCCGCCGTCACCGAGATCAACGCCGGCGTCTACGTGTTCCGCGCCGATGCGCTGCGCGCGCAGATCGCGCGGGTGGGCGTCGACAACGCGCAGGGCGAGATGTACCTCACCGACGTCATCGGGCTGCTGCGCGCCGACGACGCGCCGGTCGCCGCCCTCACCGCCCCTGACGCCGCGACCGCGCTCGGGGTGAACGACCGGGTGCAGCTGTCGGAGGCGGCGCGTCTGCTCAACGCACGCGTCGTGCGCCGGTGGCAGCTGGAGGGCGCGACGATCCTCGACCCCGCCACCACCTGGATCGACGTCACCGCCTCGCTCGCGCCCGACGTCACCGTGCTCCCGGGTTCGCACATCCTGCGCACCACCACCGTGGCATCCGGCGCCGTCGTCGGCCCCGACACCAGCCTGGTCGACTGCGAGGTGGGGGAGGATGCCACCGTCACCCGCAGCGACGCCACGCTCGCCGTCATCGGCGCCGGCGCCACCGTCGGCCCCTTCGCCTATCTGCGCCCCGGAACGTACCTCGGCGACCGCGGCAAGATCGGCACGTTCGTCGAGACGAAGAACTCCACCATCGGCGAGGGCAGCAAGGTGCCCCACCTCTCGTACATCGGCGACACCACGATCGGCACAGGGGTCAATCTCGGCGCCGGGGCGATCACCGCGAACTATGACGACATCGCCAAGCACCGCACCGAGATCGGCGATGAGGTGCACACCGGTTCGCACAACGTGTTCGTCGCGCCGGTTAGGATCGGAGATGGCGCGAAAACCGGTGCGGGTGCGGTCATCCGCAAGGATGTGCCTGCCGGTGCACTGGCACTCAGCGTCGCCCCCCAGCGCAACGTCGAAGGGTGGGTCGAGACGAATCGACCGGGTACGAAGGCGGCGGATCTCGCCGCCCGAGCCCGGTCTGCACAGAAAGCGGACGATGGCTCGCAAGAACAAGACGGTTGA
- a CDS encoding ribose-phosphate diphosphokinase, with amino-acid sequence MARKNKTVDLDRAKDIAPGLVAKTKKRLVVASGRSHLALANAVVAQIGTELVPTEYRTFASGEILTRFEVSIRGCDVFLIQSFGPPVNEWLMELLIMLDAAKRASAKRITVVAPYFPYSRQDKKGRGREPISARLVADLLKTAGADRVMSVDLHAAQIQGFFDGPVDHLFAKPVLLEYFRRTLSPEDRDALTVVSPDTGRVRVADTWSDSLGAPLAIIHKRRDPNVANQVTVNEIVGDVSGRVCLLVDDMIDTGGTIVKAAEALKKNGAQRVIVAATHAIFSDPATERLQSPAIDEVVVTDTVPIPDEKRFATLTVLPIAPLLARGIQEVFEDGSVTSMFDGAA; translated from the coding sequence ATGGCTCGCAAGAACAAGACGGTTGATCTCGACAGGGCGAAGGACATCGCGCCCGGGCTCGTCGCCAAGACGAAGAAGCGCCTGGTCGTGGCCTCCGGGCGATCGCACCTCGCGCTCGCGAACGCGGTCGTCGCTCAGATCGGCACGGAGCTCGTGCCCACCGAGTACCGCACGTTCGCGTCGGGTGAGATCCTCACCCGCTTCGAGGTGTCGATCCGCGGCTGCGACGTGTTCCTCATCCAGTCGTTCGGCCCGCCGGTCAACGAGTGGCTGATGGAGCTGCTGATCATGCTGGATGCCGCCAAGCGCGCGTCGGCCAAGCGCATCACCGTCGTGGCCCCCTACTTCCCCTACTCCCGCCAGGACAAGAAGGGGCGCGGCCGCGAGCCGATCTCGGCCCGCCTGGTGGCGGACCTGCTCAAGACCGCCGGCGCCGACCGCGTGATGAGCGTCGACCTCCACGCTGCGCAGATCCAGGGATTCTTCGACGGCCCGGTCGACCACCTCTTCGCCAAGCCGGTGCTGCTGGAGTACTTCCGCCGCACGCTTTCGCCCGAGGACCGCGATGCGCTCACCGTCGTCTCTCCCGACACCGGGCGCGTGCGCGTGGCCGACACCTGGTCGGACAGCCTCGGGGCGCCGCTGGCCATCATCCACAAGCGCCGCGACCCGAACGTCGCCAACCAGGTGACCGTCAACGAGATCGTCGGCGACGTCTCCGGGCGGGTCTGCCTGCTCGTGGACGACATGATCGACACCGGTGGCACCATCGTGAAGGCTGCGGAGGCGCTGAAGAAGAACGGCGCCCAGCGGGTCATCGTCGCGGCGACGCACGCGATCTTCTCCGACCCCGCGACGGAACGGCTGCAGAGCCCGGCCATCGATGAGGTCGTCGTCACCGATACCGTCCCGATCCCCGACGAGAAGCGCTTCGCCACGCTCACGGTGCTGCCCATCGCACCCCTGCTGGCCCGCGGTATCCAGGAGGTCTTCGAAGACGGATCGGTCACCAGCATGTTCGACGGAGCTGCGTAG